GCCATGTCGCCGGCGGAAACAGTGGCCATGATCCGCGCCGGGGCTTCTCCGGAATCGGCCAGCGCTTCTCCAACGACCGTTGAATGCAACGTAAATACCGTTGCAATTTCAGGAACATGTTCGTTCAGGTACAGAATCCCGGCGCCGGACGTCCACCCGTGAAAATGGGCAATGAACTGTTCGTAGTGTCCCAGCAGCCGCTCATGGAGAATCTGTATCATTGCGCCGGCGGCCGTCCCGAACAGAACGGGTTCCTTGTAATCCCATCCTCCCATCATGGAATTGACCCCGAATTTCTGCCAGAGTCCGAAAAGCAGTTTGTCCACGTCATAGGTTTCATTGTATGCGACCAGAATCACCCGAGGTGATCCGGGGACTTTTTTCCAGCGCCCGCACCGACAGGACAGGTTTCTCGACGCGGCGTCATATCGCACATGGTCCCACAGTTTTTCATCGGTTTCCTCAAAATCAGGGTTCGTCCCCCGGTCGGGACCGATGAGAATATAGCCGTCGCCGAAACTTTCCAGGGCCGGGACGGTCTTTGTTTTCAACACCCTGTAAATATTGCCGGCCTTGTTGCAGACTTCCCAACTGACTTCGAAAAGGCAACGCGTCATCGGGTTGTCCCCGGGGGCACGGTCCTGTGTCTTACCGATCTTCATGTTTTCCCTGTCTCTCCACCACCCGGGATTCCTGCCCGGTATGTTTCAGATTGTTCATTGTCTTTCACCATATGGTATCGTTCCATCATCAGAGCCGCCTGCCGGGCCCAGGTCAATCCCGCCATATCTTCTTTCCCGTCCCTGACGATGGACTCCCGAAGATTGTCGTCCTTCAGCACATCCAGGATCGTCCGCGCCAGGGTATCGGTATCCGTCGCATCAACGGCGGGGCAACGGCGGAGGACCTCCACAACACCTGATTGCCTGGACAGAATAACGGGGATGCCCTGATCGATCGCCTCCAGGGCCGTGATGCCGAAGGGTTCCGAAACACTGGTCATGACGTAGAGGTCACTCATCGCGTACGCCTCCGCCACCTCATCTCCCTTCAAAAAACCGGTGAAGACAACACTGCCGGCGATCCCTCTGTCATGGACACCCTGCCGCATCATTCCCATCATATCACCGGACCCTGCCACGATGAAACGGATGTCCGGATCTTCCGCAAGAACCTTCTGGGCCGCGTCAAGAAAATACCGGGGTCCTTTCTGGCCCGTCACCCTCCCCAGAAACAGTACGTTTCTTCCCCGCCGCTGAGGCTTTATCGCTTTCTCGGCCCGCATTTCCCACCGCTCCCCGGACTGCATAAGCGGTAGTGCCGCATTGTGGATCACCGATATTTTCTGTTCCGCGATCCCGTACTGTTCCACAATTTTCTTTTTTGTATAGTGACTGACGGCGATAACGTGATCCGCCGCAAGCATGCCGAAACGTTCAATACCGTACATGACCTCGTTAACCCGCAACGGGCTTCTGTCCGGTTCCAGGGAATGGATATGGATGACCAGCGGAACTCCCGAAACCTCCCGGGCCGCCATTCCCGCAGGTATGGTCATCCAGTCATGGGCGGCGATGATGTCGAAATCTTCAGCGCGGGCAATGGTTCGGGCGATCCGGGCATAGCGATACACTTCCTCATGCATATTCGATCCGTACCGGTATTCAGCCTCGAGATCATTGTCGGACCCGTTCTCCATTCCCTCCGTCTCCCGGGAACGGTCATGGGCATCCCGATAGGATTCCTCCGTCATATAGGGGGCAAGGAGACTTCCCACGGACCGTTCCAGCACCTCGCCAACGGGCGTCCCGGACAGCGGCATATCGTTCCGGTCAAGGGGCACCGATACTCTCCCGTCGATGACCCTCAGGGATTCGTGGTGTCGTCCTTTCACGGTTTGAGGCACAACGAGGAGAATGCCCGCGCCCTGGTTGAGGAGCCCCTCCGTGAGGCCCCGGCAGGCCGTTCCCAGCCCGCCGCTGATGGAAGGAGGAAATTCCCAGCCGAACATGAGGATTTTCATTTTCTTTCCCTGCCGCTGTTATTCGTCTCCGGGGGACCCTCCTGGGATCGACCGGCAAAAAGCGGTTTCCCCGGAACTCCCGCGGACCCCACCACCGCTTTCAGAAAACGGCCCACCAGCCGTCCCGTTATTCTGTTGCGTTCCTCCCGGGACATCTTCCCGAAAAGAACAGTGCCTCCGGCGGCTCTTTCGTGCCCTCCTCCGGAACCTATTCCCCGCACGAGGCGCAGGGCGATCTTGCCGGCCCACCAGCCTTTACGTGAGGTTCGCACCGATAAAATCAGTTCGTCACGGTATTCACCGAAGGCAAGAACCCACCGGATTGTCTCCATTCTCAAGAGAAAGTCGGCCATCTCCGCCACAATTTCAGGATTGTTGAGCCTGCCGAGGTCTGTGACGATGACGTCCTGATAGAGAACGGCATTCTCTATGGCCTCCACGTACTTGAGATAATAACCTTTTGGAACAGGGGGAGTTTCAATGGCCGCAAGGGTGCGGGGGGACGTGAGGGGCAACAGGTAGTTGAGGGCGGCAAGATCGGGCTTCGTCACCGAGCGGCTCAGCCCCCCCGTATCGGTCTTGAGCCCGTAAAACAGTGCCGTCGCAAGTCTGCGGTCCGGCACAAGGCCAAGCTCTATGAGGTACTCCGTCAGGATCGTTGAAGAACTTCCGTATCCCGGCCGCACATCGTACAATGGACTCTTTTTCGTGGCCGGCCGAAGGGGGTGGTGGTCAATGACAACGTGGGGGATCACCGTCCGCGGGATATCGTTGTTACCGGTCCGGGGCTGGCTGTCCACAAGACAGACGAGGGAAAACTTTTTGAAATCAATATCTCTGATGGGGGTAATCTCTATTTTCAGCCGGCGTATCATCTGGCGGTTCTCAGCCCTGCCGACGATTCCGCCATAGCCGATGACGACTTTTCTCTTATGGTTTTGACTCAGGAAGATGGTCTTGAGGGCTTGGGCGGCTGCCATGCTGTCCGGATCCGGATTGTTGTGACACACGATGAGAATGGAGCGCTTACCCGAGGCCATGCCAAGCAGGTTATGGGCAGGACCTTCCACCGTTCCCTGGTCCGGGGCCATGAGCCTGTTTCCTTTCACGCCAGAGGGAAGAATTTTTCATTTGTCAACACGAAACCTATGGCGCATACTATAACGTGGAATATGAAAGGGAGTCAATCGTGAAAGAATACCTCCTGCATCTCTTCAATACCATAGGGTATCGGACATTCTCGACATCGGAGTTATTGCCGTACTGACCTACGGTATTCTCATCTGGTTGAAGAAAACGGCTTCCCGCTTTGTTTTTTTCGGCATCATCATCCTGAGCGTGGTGTACATGGTGTCCCGTTTTTTCCACATGTACCTGACAGAGTACGTATTGCGGGGTTTTTTTGCCGTTTTTCTTATCATTATGATCATTATTTTCCAGGAGGATCTGCGCCGTTTCTTTGAACGACTGGCAATCTGGAGACCCCGCACAGCGGGAAGCCCCATGCTGAACGCCCCCGTTGAACACCTGGTCACCGCAATCATGCGGTTGGCCCGGCAACGGAGAGGAGCACTGATAATCATCAAAGGACGTGATCATCTGGATCGCCACATCGAAGGGGGAATACCCCTTGGCGGCATGATCAGCACAGCTCTGCTGGAAAGTATTTTTGACACCAATTCCCCCGGACATGACGGTGCCGTCATTATCGACAAGGATCATGTCGAACTTTTCGGCTGCCACCTCCCTCTTTCAAAAAACAGCAAGAAAATCGGAGGCATGGGGCTCAGGCACACGGCGGCCCTGGGTCTTTCCGAACTGACCGACGCCCTGTGCATTG
This window of the Syntrophales bacterium genome carries:
- a CDS encoding glycosyltransferase family 4 protein; this encodes MKILMFGWEFPPSISGGLGTACRGLTEGLLNQGAGILLVVPQTVKGRHHESLRVIDGRVSVPLDRNDMPLSGTPVGEVLERSVGSLLAPYMTEESYRDAHDRSRETEGMENGSDNDLEAEYRYGSNMHEEVYRYARIARTIARAEDFDIIAAHDWMTIPAGMAAREVSGVPLVIHIHSLEPDRSPLRVNEVMYGIERFGMLAADHVIAVSHYTKKKIVEQYGIAEQKISVIHNAALPLMQSGERWEMRAEKAIKPQRRGRNVLFLGRVTGQKGPRYFLDAAQKVLAEDPDIRFIVAGSGDMMGMMRQGVHDRGIAGSVVFTGFLKGDEVAEAYAMSDLYVMTSVSEPFGITALEAIDQGIPVILSRQSGVVEVLRRCPAVDATDTDTLARTILDVLKDDNLRESIVRDGKEDMAGLTWARQAALMMERYHMVKDNEQSETYRAGIPGGGETGKT
- a CDS encoding bifunctional oligoribonuclease/PAP phosphatase NrnA, translating into MAPDQGTVEGPAHNLLGMASGKRSILIVCHNNPDPDSMAAAQALKTIFLSQNHKRKVVIGYGGIVGRAENRQMIRRLKIEITPIRDIDFKKFSLVCLVDSQPRTGNNDIPRTVIPHVVIDHHPLRPATKKSPLYDVRPGYGSSSTILTEYLIELGLVPDRRLATALFYGLKTDTGGLSRSVTKPDLAALNYLLPLTSPRTLAAIETPPVPKGYYLKYVEAIENAVLYQDVIVTDLGRLNNPEIVAEMADFLLRMETIRWVLAFGEYRDELILSVRTSRKGWWAGKIALRLVRGIGSGGGHERAAGGTVLFGKMSREERNRITGRLVGRFLKAVVGSAGVPGKPLFAGRSQEGPPETNNSGRERK